A stretch of DNA from Thermococcus sp.:
CGGGAACCCCATCATCCCCCGTACAGAACGGGGACAAGCTTGTGCACTTCTTCGAGTTTTTTCTCCTCGGTCTCATTGGGTGGTCACTGTGGGCCTACCTGCTCCCGCTGCCGGTTCTCCTGGAATCCCTGCAGCTCTTCGTTCCCGGGAGGAC
This window harbors:
- a CDS encoding VanZ family protein, whose product is MRRRFLPQYILLLLFLNLAPGTPSSPVQNGDKLVHFFEFFLLGLIGWSLWAYLLPLPVLLESLQLFVPGRT